In the genome of Thiorhodovibrio winogradskyi, the window CAAGCCACTTGGGAACAGAATCCGTGCATGACACTCGCTGAGCATCGCGACCGACTCTATGCCTGGCTACGCCAATGCCTGATCGGCGAGGGGGAGGCGCTGATCGGGATCAAACCCCTTGATCGTTATCAGACGGGAATTCTCTTCCCCATCCTGCGCGGGGAATTCGGCATCGATCCGGCGCGGGATGAGAGCGACGCGGGGGATCACATCGACGAGGGAGACGGTGATGCAGGGGAAGCTGCACATCAGGTGCTGGGGATAAGTCCGCGAAAACAGCGCTTCGTCCCTCCGTCTTCGGTAGGATTTTCTTTTTTCGTCGTTGGCGAGAAGATTCGCTTGCAGCTTGTCCCGCGAGCGAGGCGTTATTTTCTCACTGGCGCCTCTGACGAGCATGGAATAACCAGGGATCAGCAAGGGCGGTTCGCGAATAACTGGGAAAGCGATGACCTTGGTGGGGACGAATCGGTTGCCTATGAATTTGTGGCGCCCGATGATCGACGCTTCCTCAGAACCTCCTTCGATGTGTTCAGCGATGGGAACAATGCGCTTGCTGAACTCCTGCTCATCTGGCGTCCCCTTGCGCGAGGCTGGCTCGTGACTGCATCCTTGAGCAACACTCAGCTGTTAATGCCTAGCAATCAGGGCGAGAAGGAATCCCGCGAACGCAACACAATGGCTCTGTTCGATGTTGGCCTTGAGTGCATCATTGATGCAGGAGTTGTCGGCCCCTACCCTGGCGTGTCCTTCGACCAGCTCAGCGACGAAGATCAGGAACTGGAACTCAGGTATCGCAACCATCGGGTCTACGCCATCGGTCATGGCGCTGCTGTCGATCGCATTGCATGCTCAAATCGACGACATTGCGCGTCGAACTGTGGAGCTGACTGACGATCAGATGCGCCTTGTTGACGTTATTGAAGTTAACAATAGAGTCATTTGCAAAGGCGGCGCAGGCACCGGCAAGACCTTTCTTGCGCTCGAGCTGGCTCGGCGTTGGTCCGGCGCTGGGCTCATGGTCTTGGTTGTCTGCCGATCTCCTTGGCTGCGGCATTGGCTCGAAAGCCGCTTTACAATCCCCAGGGTAGCCGTTGCGCTACCTGAATCCGCCAAGCGCGCGGCACAGCGCTGCAATATTGAACAATTCGATGCCCTGATCGTCGACGAGGGCCAGGACTTGCTCGACCTGCACGCCATCGGCCAGATGAATGTGATGCTCGCTGGTGGTCTCGGCGCGGGAACCTGGTGTTTTTTTCACGATGTCAACAATCAATCCGGCATCTTAAGTCCTGCCGATCCGCATGCCTTGGCACTCTTGCACAGTTTCAACCCGATCTCGGTGCCGCTAAGAACCAATTGCCGCAACACAAGACAGATACTCAATCAGGTGCAGTCAAGACTCAAGGCCGACATGGGTATCAAAGGGACAGGCAACGGCCCCGACATCCGCATCCGTCAAGCGGAATCTCAACAGGGGCTCGCCCAAGCCCTTGCCGAGGAGCTTGACTACTTGGTCGATCAGGGCGGGCTGTATCCGGGCAGCATTAGCATTCTGTCTCCCTTTCCATTCCCAGACTCAAGGGTCGCGCATCTACCGCGTCGGCTGAGCTCTAGGATTCAGGTGCTTGATGAATACGCGATGCGCACTTTCCCACCGGCACAAATCAGCTTCGCAACCATCGCTGAATTTAAGGGACTGGAGAATCAAGCCGTGATTCTGGTTGACCTACCCGAGGACATTTCAAGGCCAGAATCCATTGCCGCCAGCTACGTCGCCATGAGCAGACCCCGCGCGATCTTAACCCTCATTCAGCGCAAGGCATCCACTCAAGACAGACTCCAATGAAGTCTCGCCAGTCCACCAAGCCCCTAGATTGAACGGCAGGGATCCGGCGCGTCCGACAGTGAGCGCCTCGGGTATAATGCGGGCCAATTTCATTACTCACCTTCCGGAGCCCGACCTTGAACGAGCAGCAACAGATTATTGACCAAGCCTTTGAACGCCGTGCCGAGATTACCCCGCGCAATGTGGAAACCCTGGTGCGTGATGCGGTGCAGGACACCATTGAACGACTCGATCGCGGCGAGTTGCGGGTCGCCGAGAAGCGCGACGGCCAGTGGCAGGTGAACGACTGGGTCAAGAAAGCCGTGCTGCTGTCCTTTCGCATCGAGGACAATGCTTTTATCAAGGGCGGCTTCACCAATTATTACGACAAGGTGCCATCGAAGTATCAGGACAGCAATTCCCGTGAGTTCCGCGTGGGCGGAGTGCGGGTGGTGCCGCCGGCGACCGCGCGTCGGGGTTCTTACATCGCGCCCAGCTGCGTGCTGATGCCAAGCTATGTGAACATTGGCGCTTATGTGGATTCTGGCACCATGGTGGACACCTGGGCGACTGTCGGATCCTGCGCTCAAATCGGCAAGAATGTCCATCTCTCTGGCGGTGTCGGCATCGGCGGCGTGCTGGAGCCGGTGCAGGCGGCGCCGACCATTATCGAGGACAACTGCTTCATTGGCGCGCGCTCGGAGATTGTCGAAGGCGTTATCGTTGGTGAGGGCGCGGTCATCTCCATGGGCGTTTACATTGGCCAAAGCACCAAGATTTATAACCGCACCACGGGCGAGACCCTGTTCGGTCATGTGCCAGCTGGAGCCGTGGTCGTGCCGGGCAATCTACCGGCAAAAGACGGCACCCATAGTCTCTACTGCGCGGTCATCATCAAGCAGGTGGACGAGAAAACCC includes:
- the dapD gene encoding 2,3,4,5-tetrahydropyridine-2,6-dicarboxylate N-succinyltransferase, producing MNEQQQIIDQAFERRAEITPRNVETLVRDAVQDTIERLDRGELRVAEKRDGQWQVNDWVKKAVLLSFRIEDNAFIKGGFTNYYDKVPSKYQDSNSREFRVGGVRVVPPATARRGSYIAPSCVLMPSYVNIGAYVDSGTMVDTWATVGSCAQIGKNVHLSGGVGIGGVLEPVQAAPTIIEDNCFIGARSEIVEGVIVGEGAVISMGVYIGQSTKIYNRTTGETLFGHVPAGAVVVPGNLPAKDGTHSLYCAVIIKQVDEKTRGKVGINELLRDI
- a CDS encoding DEAD/DEAH box helicase; this translates as MRLVDVIEVNNRVICKGGAGTGKTFLALELARRWSGAGLMVLVVCRSPWLRHWLESRFTIPRVAVALPESAKRAAQRCNIEQFDALIVDEGQDLLDLHAIGQMNVMLAGGLGAGTWCFFHDVNNQSGILSPADPHALALLHSFNPISVPLRTNCRNTRQILNQVQSRLKADMGIKGTGNGPDIRIRQAESQQGLAQALAEELDYLVDQGGLYPGSISILSPFPFPDSRVAHLPRRLSSRIQVLDEYAMRTFPPAQISFATIAEFKGLENQAVILVDLPEDISRPESIAASYVAMSRPRAILTLIQRKASTQDRLQ